The nucleotide sequence cctaagtgttccagagcagtagcaagctaccatggctcagcggtaacactaggagacatttcccggtaagagaggctactaaagataaacaactagatagtcagatcccacacatagcactacacattacacgtacgcataacatgcaagtatgtgctgtacaacatggcatcacagcataactcaacaattatatagataaaggctcagaagagccgccatagcaattattgcaaacaggggtcacaagacccgtcatacagagcatacaagcaacaagcggaagcattacatgtctgggtacagacatctataaatgaaaaggctgaagagcctgactatctacaacatccgatcaagatcgtagctgaggtactagctactagtcgaagtccatgagaacactagtaagaccgaagtctccgctgcaaaaacataaataaagcaacatgagtacaaaggtactcagcaagacttacatcagatcctatcttacatgcatctgtatcaagaggtaatgtggggtttagttgcagcaagccagctttgactctgtggctatcctgttctacgactaccagaaactctggaggtgaaacaacgtacacgagtccactaatcaccacacaatacactactatggattcatccccgtctccctacgagaaggccatccatagcactcacacttgtcttgagcattttatagtatccacttcaagttgtctatgtaccatgtaagcatccaagaagtccataaccgcggacccggctattcgaatagatcatgttaaccctgcaggggtgtacttcttcacacacgctctcgccacttaccgccatgtacacatcatgtatctcggcaaccttcaagcggaagcctggcgagggtgtcggccacgacctgactaaccacacaagactctagtccaggtttatcgcctattcgggttccatccgcaaggagatccggccgggatgtcgctcacggccccaaacgatgtgagcagggttcccgagcccaccaaccgggtgccactcggtacaccgtgccacgtgtgcctagtctgtcccaagcccaccctgccgggtgccacttggtagaaaaatagcactacctacaaacaccagaaactagttgcgactcctggacagagatcaagttggttaataagccgagagagtcaattaaggatcccaatgtgtggtagtatcgagtcattggacaacatacatagaactcagtgcttaaggacggttccagcgagacaacccaccatgtactcctacatggcctctcaccgctacctttaccaaatcgtgttcacacacttcactctcagcatcagaacatatcgtaacactccaattcattcccaatgaaccagacctgacacaactctaagcaatagcaggcatagcatggtaggaacacatcagtggcttcaatcaactcctacacatgctagtgggtttcaactatttactgtggcaatgacaggtcatgcagaggaatgggttcaactaccgcagcacaaagtagcagatgaatcgttgttgtcctaatgcaataactgagagcaggagcgagagagtagggttttatcgaaatgaacaagggggtttgcttgcctggtaaaacaacgggggaggcactgcttcacagacaggtactctggaacgtctccggagcaggacctatcgagaaggaacagtgccggcaatcaaaacacaatcatatgcaacaatatgatgcatgaacatggcatgtagatgtgatgctgttgagctaatgcaactagtgttcaattggtttgaagtccatttgaaccaaaggttcaaatgcatttctaaattaggtctcttatatatgccataatgtgttttctcatattcagcatgtataggttggtttgtcatgcatgaaactagtacagatggaaagattgcatttttctgataatttttcatatataaattatttaaatctgagctacggttgaattgatatgaatttttgaagtttaaatcattttctggattttctgaattattttaattccagaaactaaataattgcgtcagcatgacgtcatcaatgcatcagcgggtcaacgcggctgtccaggtcaaatctgacgtgtgggacccacacgtcagtgacagggggttaaccccgagtcaaacctgggctggtcagctttgactaagccttggggcccacttgtcagcgtcagggggggttagtcaacggtgattagcactaagctaatcacctgacggccggccccacctggcagggctcaggcgacgggggctcgtcgccggcgacctctggacacggcggagtccgcgccacaggccacggggacggcgtaggagagcaccggggcgtagcccgggctctcgcgcatctggtaggataggtggaagcagcgggggaggccggagctcgccggagcagagctcagggcggcggccggagttcgggcgcggacggaatcgggctgcggggcacggggaggccacctgaggggctcggcggcaccctcgtggcgccaggagcgcgaaggggggctgggtttgggcggaggcgggccgagacggcgacggcgacaaggacggcggcgagaagcttcggccgtggtggggagcggtgctacggcacggaaacgggagggagaagagaggggaacggcggcggagctcaccgcggatccagcgagcgcgaggacgaggtcggggatgcccgggagctcccgaatcgacggcgagtacccacggcggccggaggcgaggatggcgacggcgatggctccacgggatgccccgtcttgcttggctcgacgaggaggtagagggggtcgcggcggagcttgggggctctacggaggggcgaggggacggcggggagcgcgtcggtgacgagctgcggcggcggcagtgcttcgggtgagagggagagagagcagggggagaggaggagggcgagggagagtgaaagcggtgcgggcagctgcgtggcgaggtGCAATCCATCCAGAGCAgcgaggggaggacaggcagacagggagggaggaggcgtggcgcggtggcgcgcgcgcgcgccggccacactccgttcccctgtcgggaaggaagacgacagaggaggggggcctggtgggctgggccacctcctggctgggccggcctgctgcggctgggctgcacaggggaagccccaggtaagcccctccttcttttatttctgttttctatttttttctgacatttgtttgatttaataaaaatattaaatcattttattttattatgccaatttttgcaggagctggatataatattccagagctcttttataaatggcataatttttgggccataattcatatatatagaaatatattcccaatgcaaatatttatcgaattaatccaaatagccaaaataaaatgtccatgaactcctaaaatattgttttgatttttatctctgtccaatatttttagagggcatcatgagcattttcttggaccctttttggagaaatttttatttgggtcattttcaaaaaatgattctgagggttccaccaatcctcatttcaaaattaaaatgaaatttaaatatgatgcacaaaatggctaactagcctaggtcataccagactagggatgtgacaccgctgcggaaggggacgatgtcgaagattaactcctcgcttcggaaattgtccaaaGATGCGAAGACCACTtatagtgtgattgagcccgtacaacaggcctccacaccgggtatgacagccttgaaggtggtttttgtgggcttgatccttgaggggtcgatgcccattttgcgtactgtatcctgatagagcaggtttaggctgctgcctccgtccatgaggactcgtgtgaggtgaaatcaGTCGataatggggtcaaggaccaatgcggccgaaccgccatgacggatactggtaggatggtccctgcgatcgaaagtgattggacaagaggaccatgggttgaattttggggcgactggctccatcgcatagacgtcccttagtgcacgcttccgttcccgcttggggatatgggttgcgtatatcatattcactattttcactagggagggaatttcttctgtcctcccgtgttaggcagtcggggctcctcgtcgtcgttgctatgcagccccttttccttgtctttggcattcagcttgccggcttgtttaagcacatagcattccctgttggtgtggttggatggtttatcaggggtgccgtgaatttgacatgagcggtcgagtatgcggtccaaactggacgatcccagactgtttcttttgaacggctttttccgctgtccagatttaaagcctctgaatccggcattgactgccgtgtcttcggcgttgtcggcTTTTTCCTCTGTctccgacgcttgtgtctattccgtcgcggcttgccgttgctatctctggcgtctgaatcgcctgagtttttgggtgtgatgttgctgcgagccagccagctgtcctcacccgctcagaagcgggtcatgagtgttgtaagggctgccatggactttggcttctcttggccgagatgtcgggcgagccattcgtcgcggatgttgtgcttgaaggccgctaaggctttggcatccggacagtcgacaatttggttattTGTTGTtaggaatcgagtccagaatttcctgcctgactcttcgggttgttgggttatgtgacttaagtcatcagcgtccggtggtcgcacgtaagtgccctggaagttatcgaggaacgcatcttccagatcctcccaactgccagtggagcttgctggcaggctattcatcCAGTGCCGagtcagtcctttgagcttaagtggggtaggtactttatggcatgtaagtcatcaccgcgggccatgtgaatgtggagaagaaaatcttcgatccatactgcggggtctgttgtgccatcgtatgattcgatgtttacgggtttaaacccttctgggaattcgtgatccataacttcatcagtgaagcatagggggtgtgcggcgcctctatgccgggctacatcccgacgtagttcaaatgaatctggtctgttgtattcggcccgaccggactttGGTTTATTgcatccggcgtgacggtcatcgtcacgtcttgtggcgcgccccgtgatccgtagattgatcttgactgtcctgctttgttttccaatacatcttacaggtccttcgtgtagccccggaccttagtgttattgtttgattggccacggggtgcggtctggtcttcgggctggtacgccactttgtcacggccacggggtggccgttcagccgcatcatgcgctggtagcgtgGGCTTTAAAGCCTTCTCCTGGagttgaggtagcagtctgcgctttgggtagcttttgctagggcgctcgagtccgtattcctcggcagccaggacctcggtccatctgtcagttagcagatcttgatcagcttgaagcagtTGCtgatttttcttcaggctttttgcagtggctataagccgacgtttgaagcgctcctgctcgatgggatcctctggcacgatgaattcttcatcgcccaggcttgcttcgtcttcggagagaggcatgtagttatcgtcctctgattctccatcagttgcctactctttagggctagcttgcccatcctcctgctcggcctgctcgaagcctagctgggcaggattgtcttcatcttcggcaccgtccggattgttatctcttgtgccagtatcactatttttgctatggcggggcttggaccggcaccgatgacgccggtgtctagattgcttccccaaggggttatcttccgttgcctcatcgccattgttttctttaggggtgtccaccatttaaatatcatatgatgacgtggctgtccagcgccctataggcagtagttcctgttcttctcctgcattgttgtccataccgtcgatgtcttcggagtcgaagtcaagcacgtcggttaagtcatcgacagtgactataaagtgggtggtgggtgggggatgaatttcttcgtcgcccgctccccactcgagctggacatagttcgaccaagtatctcctgacaaggaaagagaccttaatgagttcagcacatcacccaagggcgagtgctgaaaaatatccgcggcggtgaactccatgaccggtgcccaatcagattcgataggcacggacgcacgcggttcggatcctatggccggagacgagtctgagggtcgGATGACACCACCCTCACAGGAGGTGGCGTCGGTGTTCGGCTTCGACGCCAatgagtgtgcggcttccgtggcggggtccatccacccgcctttggaaggcacgacctgctccggattgattcccggtgcCACCGCAGGCGCGATCTCCCAAATATTGCTCGACGGCAGATCaaggtcatgcccgtcgtgaccgttcggcgcacctgtcataggctcgaatccgtcgaagatcaagtctccgcgggtgtcggtagtatagtttaagcttccaaacccgacctgatggccaggggcgtagctatcgatctgctctagatggccaagcaagttggcacGCAGTACgtagccgccgaatacgaagatctgtccgggaaggaaaacctccccatggaccgcatcgttgaagatgatcgaaggagccatcaagccttacagcaacggcacaatggaactctcaatgaaagcaccaatgtcggtgtcaaaaccggcggatctcgggtagggggtcccgagctgtgcgtctaaggctaatggtaataggaggcaggggacacgatgttttacccaggttcgggccctctcgatggaggtaataccctacttcctgcttgattgatcttgatgatatgagtattacaagagttgatctaccacgagatcgttgaggctaaaccctagaagctagcctatgattatgattgttgttgtcgtacagactaaatcctccggtttatatagacaccggagggagctagggttacacagagtcggttacagagaaggaaatccacatatccgaatatccaagcttgccttccacgcaaaagagagtcccattcggacacgggacgaagtcttcaatcttgtatcttcatagtccaatagtccggccaaaatatatagtccggctgtccgaggaccccttaatcaaggactccctcaccatGCTCTCCTTTTCGGGGAAATGCCAACGTAAATACAAGCAACCATCCCCCTCTACTTCCACGCCGCAAGGTGATTAATGCCCATAACTACAACAGTTACAGGTGTAAATGGTCACAACCACGGCAGTTACAGGTAACGGTAGATATGACTCTGCTTAAAGCTCGACTTAAGACTACTCGACCGTTGCTGCTCCCACGTCGCCGCTCTGCCTTCCTTGTCGGAGTGGTGGTGGCCGGGTCGATTGGCGGGAAGACGTCCGAGTGCCATCGATTTATCCGAGTGGATGTTTGGTTACGCGCATCCGAATGTGCTTACGGTCCAGGGACCTACCAATGATGGTGTGGGACCCTAGATGGGCCTTAGATTGTCAAGTACTTGACCCTACCAGTGATAGGTAACCCCATCACCTGTATCATGTCCGCGGACAACGTCCGAACAAAAAAACGGGCATATACTGGAGGGATTTGCGGGTCGGCGTTGAAGATGCCCGCAATATGCTAAAATGTTCAAACTCAAGGTTGGAAATGCAACAACAAAAGTCCACCGTCGGTTGCACGGTAGATGGTTAGGATAAATTGGGGACGTCCCACTCCCAGTGGACGTTGGAAAACTGCGTTCCATAGCTACCGCCTGCCTTGCCACTGCCGCTCCACTCCCACTTGCCAATTTCACAGACCAAACCCAGTCTTTAAGCTTCTCTCGGACACACACCACGGTCGGCTCACAGTCGGGACCAAGAACCATCGATGGACGACAAGCCTTCCTTGGCGCCGAAGCCCAAAACCAAGGCCGCCGTGGCGGCGGCTGCCGCGCCAGCGCCGGCAAGGACGACGCCGGCACTGAAGAAGCCACCCCTCGCGCCCCCGCCGCAGATGATCCCGCTAAAACCGCCGCCGGCGCACCATTACAGACAGCagcgcggcggaggggcgccgCGGAAGAGGCATCGCAGCGGCAGCGGGTGCTCCGGCCGCCGCGTGTGCTGCCTCGCAACCGGGTTCCTCCTGCTCGCGCTCTGCCTCGCGGTCGCCGCGGCCTGCCTGGCGTACCTCTGCTACCACCCGCGGCCGCCGTCGTTCCACCTGCAACCGGTCTCGACGACGCGGTTCCGCGTCGGCAACTCCTCCGCGGTGTCGGCCATGGACGTCACGGCGGCCGTGAAGGTGGTGTCCTGGAACCCGAACGACAAGATCGCCTTCGAGTACGGCGACGGCGAGGGCCGCGTCTACCTAGCCGACAGTGACGGGGACATCACGCTGGGGTGGGCGCCCGTGGAAGGCTTGGAGCACGGTGCCCGGAAGGTGGCGGTCGTCAGGTTTGTGGCGACCGCGAAGGGGGTGGTGGTCGacgaggcggtggcggcgcgcgtgcgcgacaggtaccggcggcggcggctcgcgtTCAAGGTGGTCGTGGACACCCACATGGGCGTCCGGGTCGGGGCCGTGCGCACCGGCATGGTGCCCGTGAGGCTGTCCTGCGACGACGGCGTCATGGCGCCGCGCGGCGTCTCCGCCGGGAGCCCAATGAGCAGGTGCCAGGTGTACCTCCTCAGAATGACATGGTAAGCTGATCGTTCTTCCATTTCTTATCTCTGTTACGTTGCTGGCTTGCGCTTGCACAAACTATTCTCAAAATTTGCATGAATGAATATGACTTTGATACGCATATCAGATGAGAAACCTGAACTAGTAAaatagttactactccctccgatcgGAAATACGTTTTGTGGTTTCAGTTCAAATTTGAGTAGAACACTTGGTGATGGATGACTTGTTTGACAATTCATGTGCGATGAGGCTTAAAGGTGCAAATCCGTAAAGAGAAACCTGGGTGATACGCATGGTATCACTCTCAGAACTCATACTTCAAGTGAAGCGTATTTGCGACTTAGAAATTTCATTTCCTGCAAAAGCCATTATAAACAATTCTGCTTAATCTCGAAATGAACCTAACATGCAAATCAATTTGACATGTTGATTGGAGCAAAACTGATCCATCCACCCATCCAGAAAGCATCGACCATCTGTCATCGATCCCAAGCACAAGGAAAGATTCCACAAGTCAATGGGGAATTGGGACAGAAGCCAAAGATTAGCGCATATATTCGTACGACCACGACATGTCATTGTCGTCTAGGGGCGCCTACAGATTTAGTACTCCTACGTAAAAGTGATGCGAAGCAAGACACATATTTTGTGGCCTACAAGATGCCCCAGGCACAGGCAGGCCACTGTATGCAGTCAGTGTAGACCATCCAGATAGATCCGTGGAGTGGATAGTGGATACACAACGGAGACGGGGCATCTGCCTTGCTTGATGACCGACGACTATGAGAAGCAAAAGCTAACCCAGGATTCGCTCTGTCCCTCCCTAGCTTAGCTTGTGCGTACGCTTAATTACATCGCACGCATCACCGTACACACGAACAGAAAATTGTTCTTTACTTCCGCTCATGGTACGACAGTTAGCATTTCAAGTGAATCCACACTTGAATGTTAGCTGCTggctccgtttcgaaaaaaaaaatgtTAGCTGCTGGCCGCACGGTGCTGGTGCTGCAACCAACTTCTGCAAGTTGACACCCCACCTGGACCATCAGGTAGCTCCCATGAATACCAAGATACTACTTCGTAATaagtatatttatttattttgcaaaaTGTACAACGTATGGTATGGAGGACGAATGGGGAAACTCTTTGGAGACATTGGATCCTATAGATGAGAGCAACATGATTGGTGGCATCCGTATTGGTACAGCTACAACTGTACTGGTAAGGACCATGTGTCCAAAACACACACTCATAGCACCAACCTTTGGATTACTACTTGCGTTATCAGAGACAGACACCTACTTCATCTCAACCACTGACCATTTTTTCGTCTCAAATAAAAAAAGGTTACTCGCCATTTCATCGGGTGGCAAACAAAAGATGAAAAGCTTATTTCTGAGAGGATAGTGTCGCAAAATCGTGTAAAACCCGGCAAATCATTGAAAACTAGCGGATTGAAATCGAATCAAATCTAATTTCATCATTGCAGTACCAAACTCATTTTAAAGACAACGATCATTTATATTTCAGGTTTGGCTTGAACTGAAGGCACATCCGGCGAAGGATATTTGCTGCTAGCTGCAGAACCGAGGAAATGTCAGGGGCCCCTAAGCTGTAGGTGCTCCAATTATTTGAGTTTTCTGCCGATGATATGATGTACAACTGGTTTGATTGAAACTAATTGTTGGCGTCTTGGAGTACATGCCGATTGATGCTTAAATATAGTCTCAAGGCTCTCAACTGTGAAGCTTTCAGGAGTTCAGCAAACAAGCATGTAACTGTATATTGCTCCCAGTTCTTTTGATTGTGTGGTACAGATACGTACGTACAAACATACAAGGAATGAAATGGTCATGTGGTGAACGATTTGGTGGTCTGTTTTGTTGCTTTGGATCATCTGCTTAGTTACTGAATCAGGTAGAAAGACAACGCCAACTGAAATTTAAATTAGTCTCCTCACTCTACGGACCAATTTTCAAGACCCAGTTTGTGTGCCAAGATCACAAAATACTGTTACTTGctgcttcttcttttttgcggggtaaaatACTGTTACTTGCTCATCTACCTTATCTAAAAAGAGCAACTTTCCAAAACAtttcagtaaattcaaaaaaaaaaaaatggaATGTTTGCGGTTCATGCAAAATTCATCACCAAATCACATTGGTTGAACGTGTGACAAAAAACAAAATCTATGCTCTGAAAATGGTACTTTCAAACACATTTTCGAGCTCTGATTTTGTTTTTCTTTCACCACTTCCaccaatgtgatttcatgatgaatcttTGCATGCACTTCAAACATTCCTTAAAGTTTGCCACACAAATATtcagaattttttattttttttctattttctttgattttactgttcacaccaggagcatttgaGCTCGAGCTGAGAAAGGCACTTCCACAAGTTTGACTCCTTTTGCAACGTGGGACGTCCAATTCAATACGCACATTCTGCGTGCTCTCTCGACTTCCCTCTCCGATCATTGCACATTATTACTTATGATGATCGTGGGCCTAGAAGGCCGCAGACTTTCAAATTCGAAAACTTTTGGACCTTCATTCCGGGCTTCACCGACGTGGATCAAAAAGCATGGGCTGAGCCAACCCCTCGTGTGGATCCATATCATGTGCTACACCATAAATCCAGAAAGACTGGTACAAGACAAATCGAGTGGAGCATGAGGCTCTTTTCTAAATCAAAGGTGCATCTTCATGCTGCACTTTTGATAATCTTACACCGCGCAAGAAGAGCGGCCTCTCTCCACTGGGGAGCAAGATCTTCGTCCCAAGGTCAAGAGGGCGTTATTAGTCTTTCGGTGATCGAGAAGGCTCAagaaaaacaatgtgctaggatGAAAAACCTCAAGGAGGGAGACGGCAACACCAAATATTTTCACTGGAAGATCAATGCCCAGAGGGAAAAAAAGCAATATAATCAAGCACAACCACGATTGAGTCACCAAACATGAGCTTAAAGAGGAGATAATCCACAACCATTTCTCCGAGTTGATGGGATGGGGGACCGCAAGATACTTAGACCTCAATTGGGATGAGCTTGTTAGTGCGCCGCATGAACTCTCGGACTTGAACCTGTTAGATCCATCGGGATCGCATGTGTTGGATATCCACGGTAGAGTGGGCAAGCTCGACCTCGAGCCGGAGGCCATCCTGGTGTTGTGGCGCATTGTGATGGCGAAGAgtgggcgaggtggcggcggcggcgatgtgtgggcagtggcggcggcggagcttcccgTCACTGTCAGCGCAAGACCTAGATCGGGTCGGGTGTTTCGGTGGGGAGCCTGGCAATGCGGTGAACCTCGTACAACGTGCCGG is from Triticum aestivum cultivar Chinese Spring chromosome 1B, IWGSC CS RefSeq v2.1, whole genome shotgun sequence and encodes:
- the LOC123119230 gene encoding uncharacterized protein, with protein sequence MDDKPSLAPKPKTKAAVAAAAAPAPARTTPALKKPPLAPPPQMIPLKPPPAHHYRQQRGGGAPRKRHRSGSGCSGRRVCCLATGFLLLALCLAVAAACLAYLCYHPRPPSFHLQPVSTTRFRVGNSSAVSAMDVTAAVKVVSWNPNDKIAFEYGDGEGRVYLADSDGDITLGWAPVEGLEHGARKVAVVRFVATAKGVVVDEAVAARVRDRYRRRRLAFKVVVDTHMGVRVGAVRTGMVPVRLSCDDGVMAPRGVSAGSPMSRCQVYLLRMTWFGLN